The Shewanella sp. MTB7 genome includes a window with the following:
- a CDS encoding LysR family transcriptional regulator, with protein sequence MDVKVFKTFLEVAKTRHFGRAAENLYITQAAVSARIKQLELFFGRTLFIRHRNSIKLTPSGERLIVYAEVMVSTLEHAKNELTLADNKTLQLTLGGTPNIWDAYLQQCLSEVAEAFCGYGFQAEVLSRELLNRRLLERTLDMAFAFEPLKCDELVSKKIVDIRLELVATSQCSVDEALSQRYVYVDWGTRFSSEHAERHGQKSAPYLRTSTGGIALAFILQKGGAAYLPNSITTPYLTTKQLYHVKESEPWDRPVYLIYRRDTISHDAIVKIERLVMT encoded by the coding sequence ATGGACGTCAAAGTATTTAAAACTTTCTTAGAGGTAGCTAAAACTCGCCATTTTGGCCGTGCTGCCGAGAATTTATATATCACTCAAGCTGCTGTGAGTGCACGAATAAAACAACTTGAATTATTCTTTGGACGGACATTATTTATCCGACATCGAAACAGTATCAAGTTAACCCCATCCGGAGAGCGGTTAATTGTCTATGCCGAAGTGATGGTCAGCACTCTTGAACATGCTAAAAATGAGTTAACGCTTGCTGATAATAAAACTCTGCAACTGACGCTTGGGGGAACCCCAAATATTTGGGATGCCTACTTGCAACAATGTTTAAGTGAGGTGGCTGAAGCCTTTTGTGGCTATGGATTTCAGGCGGAAGTTCTGAGTCGTGAATTGTTGAATCGGCGTTTATTAGAACGAACCTTAGATATGGCGTTTGCATTTGAACCGCTTAAGTGTGATGAATTAGTCAGCAAGAAAATAGTCGATATTAGACTTGAGTTAGTGGCTACTTCTCAGTGCTCAGTTGATGAAGCCTTATCTCAGCGGTATGTCTATGTTGATTGGGGGACTCGTTTCTCGTCCGAGCATGCTGAGCGCCATGGTCAAAAGAGTGCGCCTTACCTTCGTACCTCAACAGGAGGGATTGCGTTAGCTTTTATCCTGCAAAAAGGCGGAGCCGCTTACTTGCCAAACTCAATTACAACCCCTTATCTCACGACTAAACAACTCTATCATGTTAAAGAGAGCGAGCCATGGGATAGACCTGTTTACCTCATCTATAGACGGGACACTATTTCACATGATGCCATCGTTAAAATAGAGCGTTTAGTGATGACATGA
- a CDS encoding DUF413 domain-containing protein, which yields MSEESIRCGQKCFIDNTNFPRGFRKCGDFSLAESELLSLYGETLLNLESGLFSPQTLEEDHFIRVLTQPDQAKTKLELVWMKYIKLSREPRQFHTLNSTYSYKAPAEMMPITNIKSDESAQLNATI from the coding sequence ATGTCTGAAGAGTCAATTCGTTGCGGTCAAAAATGTTTTATCGATAATACCAACTTTCCTCGGGGATTTAGAAAGTGCGGAGACTTTTCATTAGCAGAGTCTGAACTACTCAGTCTCTATGGTGAGACCCTTTTGAACTTGGAATCAGGTTTATTTTCACCACAAACCTTAGAAGAAGACCACTTTATTCGTGTATTAACCCAGCCTGATCAAGCAAAAACTAAACTCGAACTAGTGTGGATGAAATACATCAAACTATCGCGAGAACCCAGGCAGTTTCATACTCTTAACAGCACTTACTCTTACAAAGCTCCTGCTGAGATGATGCCAATAACAAACATAAAATCTGATGAGAGTGCACAACTAAATGCAACGATATAG
- a CDS encoding flavohemoglobin expression-modulating QEGLA motif protein: MQRYSLEEILDFIKQGEVFAGQLSSSGCYIKIEQYLPVVCTAIHTGHELREDRLKYCLLTAEERDSHEARLTYELIASQPITLSSLDSRLEYDLDYPKALSTSYKLMTEQALWKRPLSATQRLISHNKHDAFFQIYTALITKLESLFGKVIVFDIKAYTPQEADTSAPLFDISTTQIDMSRWQSVVNKFHSELTKTSVPNMDTSVALNVISRGMGYLTTHTNAHFDRTLVLAIHIKKVYLDAQNGDVFPLVVDALKLGLKQSLSETSAFFQRKINQKNKVCGANMLSSAIEPAVLNVDALIYKLAQGVETLKYVNPVNLTMERHRFERAPSRFKPNFHYRQLPIDANAFKYNLYRVPIESILDPAMKQLYSDMIHSLSEQIDLLSSVGQEAFLYNSLRHYGRPDAQSINNAKFLLYAKEIEENSGEILDAKSACELMKQQASDWGMKCKVNLSSSILARAMVSSTPPQLKVNTHAKFSYAEVQRLNHHELGVHMATTLNARHQALKALRLGLPGATETQEGLAIMAEYNAGYMAHNRLNTLAYRVLAVDSMLKEQNFYQTYSYLVDELGMKEDDAFVTTTRVYRGGGLTKDHLYLSGFVTIKQLSAERDLTNLMIGKTGSQYLDLIDELVQRNWLTPPKFVIHNQQNNDSEIHNISDIEANKTSSLSYLIESLRG, translated from the coding sequence ATGCAACGATATAGCCTTGAAGAAATTTTAGATTTTATCAAACAAGGCGAGGTTTTTGCAGGACAACTCTCCTCTTCAGGTTGTTATATTAAGATAGAGCAATACCTTCCAGTTGTTTGCACAGCCATCCATACGGGTCATGAATTACGAGAAGATCGACTAAAATACTGTTTACTTACCGCTGAAGAGCGTGATAGTCATGAAGCTAGATTGACCTATGAACTCATCGCCTCACAGCCTATCACGCTAAGCAGCCTTGACTCACGACTTGAATATGATCTCGATTATCCAAAAGCATTGTCAACGTCCTACAAGCTAATGACAGAACAGGCGCTTTGGAAGAGACCTCTGAGTGCAACGCAAAGATTAATAAGTCATAACAAGCACGACGCATTTTTTCAGATCTACACCGCCTTAATTACGAAATTAGAATCCCTGTTTGGCAAGGTTATCGTATTTGATATCAAAGCCTATACGCCTCAGGAAGCTGATACATCAGCGCCACTGTTCGATATTTCGACCACTCAAATTGATATGTCGAGATGGCAATCAGTGGTTAATAAGTTTCATTCAGAACTGACAAAAACATCTGTACCCAATATGGACACATCAGTTGCGCTAAATGTCATCAGCCGTGGTATGGGATACCTCACCACCCACACTAATGCGCATTTTGATCGCACTCTAGTCCTAGCCATACACATAAAGAAAGTCTATTTAGATGCTCAAAATGGGGATGTATTTCCTCTGGTTGTTGACGCACTTAAGCTGGGGTTAAAACAGTCATTAAGTGAAACCAGTGCTTTTTTCCAACGAAAAATAAATCAAAAGAACAAAGTATGCGGAGCTAACATGCTCAGCTCTGCGATAGAGCCTGCCGTGCTTAATGTCGACGCTTTGATATATAAGTTAGCTCAGGGAGTGGAGACCCTAAAATATGTAAATCCGGTTAACTTAACCATGGAGCGACATCGATTTGAGCGAGCTCCTAGCCGATTTAAACCCAATTTTCACTATCGACAACTGCCCATCGATGCCAATGCATTCAAGTACAATTTATATCGAGTACCAATAGAAAGCATCTTAGATCCAGCCATGAAGCAGCTCTATTCAGATATGATCCACTCTCTAAGCGAGCAAATAGATCTACTGTCAAGCGTGGGTCAAGAGGCCTTTTTATACAACTCACTTCGCCATTATGGAAGACCCGACGCTCAATCCATTAATAACGCTAAATTCCTGCTTTACGCGAAAGAGATAGAGGAAAATAGCGGCGAGATCCTAGATGCTAAAAGTGCTTGTGAGCTAATGAAGCAGCAAGCAAGTGACTGGGGAATGAAGTGTAAAGTTAATCTAAGCAGCTCTATTCTAGCTCGCGCTATGGTGAGCTCAACCCCACCGCAACTTAAAGTAAATACTCACGCAAAATTTAGCTATGCAGAGGTTCAGCGGTTAAACCATCATGAACTAGGTGTTCATATGGCGACGACATTAAACGCTCGTCACCAAGCATTAAAAGCACTACGTTTAGGCCTACCGGGAGCGACCGAAACCCAAGAAGGCTTGGCCATCATGGCGGAATACAATGCCGGTTACATGGCTCATAACAGGCTTAACACCCTTGCTTATCGAGTACTCGCGGTAGACTCCATGCTCAAAGAGCAAAACTTCTACCAGACTTACAGCTATTTAGTCGATGAGCTAGGGATGAAAGAAGATGATGCCTTTGTCACCACAACTCGAGTATATCGAGGTGGTGGATTAACCAAAGATCATCTCTATCTAAGCGGATTTGTCACCATAAAACAGCTATCAGCTGAACGTGATCTAACTAATCTTATGATCGGAAAAACGGGTTCTCAATATTTGGATCTTATCGATGAATTAGTACAACGAAACTGGTTAACACCACCTAAGTTTGTTATCCATAATCAGCAAAATAATGATTCTGAAATACATAACATAAGTGATATTGAAGCCAATAAGACGTCTAGTTTGAGTTACTTGATTGAGAGTTTAAGAGGTTAA
- a CDS encoding phosphatase PAP2 family protein, which produces MPTPQYLSPFYSVKKSAIFYTGILCLTLLNIFFIDRNLADFIYQQDFANSFTKLLSNIPLFLEGLAVVVLISCIAPKVRKRFSDLAIHLVLTLLLASIIRIGAKALFGRTWPQTWVDNNPSWINDRVEGFHPFAEGLAYNSFPSGHALFTFALASVFWYHLPRYRLLWIVTMLGVFIGQLAQNFHYLGDLLAGAGIGIFCAQIVIALSQKLSR; this is translated from the coding sequence ATGCCGACACCCCAATACCTCTCTCCTTTTTACTCTGTAAAAAAAAGCGCCATCTTCTACACAGGCATACTTTGCCTCACACTGTTGAACATTTTTTTCATTGACCGTAATTTAGCCGACTTCATTTATCAACAAGACTTTGCCAATTCATTCACTAAATTGCTCAGTAATATCCCACTGTTTCTGGAAGGTCTTGCCGTGGTTGTACTAATAAGCTGCATCGCCCCCAAAGTAAGAAAAAGGTTTTCCGATTTAGCCATCCATTTAGTGCTCACTCTTCTGCTGGCATCGATAATCCGCATCGGAGCAAAAGCTCTCTTCGGCCGTACTTGGCCGCAAACTTGGGTCGATAACAATCCCTCTTGGATTAATGATCGCGTTGAGGGGTTTCATCCATTTGCTGAAGGCCTAGCGTACAACTCATTTCCTTCTGGCCATGCGCTTTTTACTTTCGCGCTGGCCAGCGTATTCTGGTATCACCTACCCCGCTACCGCCTACTTTGGATAGTAACCATGCTAGGTGTATTTATCGGTCAGCTCGCGCAAAATTTTCACTACTTAGGCGACCTGTTAGCCGGTGCAGGCATAGGCATTTTTTGCGCGCAGATAGTTATCGCCTTAAGTCAAAAATTGAGCCGCTAG
- a CDS encoding DMT family transporter, producing the protein MWILFTFLAAAMQAWRNAFQSQLSKEVSIAGVTLTRFLWAGPIAVLYLAGLQLWRPVALPSFTVEFAFYVLGASAMQILATALMVKLFKLKNFAVGAGLAKSEALVAAVLGVIFFGTQLSLLGWLGVLIGGLAVFLMSSRQGLKDISLPTALTGLACGTAFALTSLWVREASLSLALPFPYSAAWVLLLVISIQTVVLLIYISVKESDTFAMLWHRPKLTLLISTTSCIGSIGWFSAMSLQAVPYVKTLGQIEIFFTLLIAIFWLQERMKIKDMLGLILIAIAAMLVMWG; encoded by the coding sequence ATGTGGATCTTGTTTACCTTCCTCGCAGCTGCTATGCAGGCATGGCGTAATGCATTTCAAAGTCAGCTGAGTAAAGAGGTGAGTATTGCAGGAGTCACTCTGACGCGCTTTCTATGGGCTGGCCCCATCGCAGTACTCTATCTTGCCGGACTTCAACTGTGGCGGCCTGTGGCGTTACCTAGCTTCACTGTCGAGTTTGCTTTCTATGTCTTAGGGGCATCAGCGATGCAGATCCTTGCTACGGCCTTGATGGTAAAGTTATTTAAATTGAAAAACTTTGCCGTTGGTGCCGGTTTGGCGAAGAGTGAAGCCTTAGTCGCCGCTGTACTCGGGGTTATTTTTTTTGGTACTCAGTTATCACTGCTAGGTTGGTTAGGCGTCTTGATTGGTGGTTTAGCTGTGTTTTTGATGAGCAGCCGTCAGGGACTTAAAGATATCTCTTTGCCAACTGCACTTACTGGTTTGGCTTGTGGTACCGCGTTCGCATTAACTTCACTTTGGGTACGAGAGGCAAGCTTGAGTTTAGCTTTACCCTTTCCCTATAGTGCTGCTTGGGTATTACTGCTGGTTATCTCTATTCAGACCGTGGTGTTGTTGATCTACATCTCGGTGAAGGAGAGCGACACATTCGCCATGCTTTGGCATAGGCCTAAGCTTACTCTATTAATCAGTACTACCAGTTGTATAGGCTCTATCGGTTGGTTTAGCGCCATGTCTTTGCAGGCGGTTCCTTATGTGAAAACATTGGGTCAAATAGAGATTTTCTTTACCTTATTAATTGCCATTTTTTGGCTTCAAGAGCGGATGAAAATTAAGGATATGCTGGGGCTGATACTGATAGCGATTGCTGCAATGTTGGTCATGTGGGGCTAG
- the kdsA gene encoding 3-deoxy-8-phosphooctulonate synthase yields the protein MSNKTIGLGSIEIANDKPFVLFGGMNVLESRDLAMKIAEIYAEITQKLGIPYVFKASFDKANRSSVNSYRGPGMEEGLKIFQEIKSTFNLPLITDVHEIYQCAPVAEVVDIIQLPAFLARQTDLVVAMAKTGAIINVKKPQFLAPHEMRHIISKFNEAGNDKIILCERGSSFGYNNLVVDMLGMDEMKQTGYPVIFDATHALQRPGGRADSAGGRRAQATELARSGMALGLAGLFIEAHPDPDNAKCDGPCALPLNQLENYLTQMKAVDDLVKSFDAIDTSK from the coding sequence ATGAGTAATAAAACCATAGGGTTAGGTTCAATCGAAATCGCAAACGATAAACCTTTTGTGTTGTTTGGCGGTATGAATGTACTTGAGTCTCGTGACTTAGCAATGAAAATTGCAGAAATATATGCCGAGATCACTCAGAAATTGGGTATTCCTTATGTATTCAAAGCCTCTTTCGATAAGGCTAACCGCTCTTCAGTCAACTCTTACCGTGGTCCAGGTATGGAAGAGGGATTAAAGATCTTTCAAGAGATCAAATCAACCTTCAACTTGCCATTGATCACCGATGTACATGAGATTTACCAGTGTGCACCTGTTGCTGAAGTGGTTGATATTATCCAGTTGCCGGCTTTCCTAGCACGCCAGACCGATCTGGTTGTGGCTATGGCTAAAACGGGGGCCATCATCAATGTAAAGAAACCTCAGTTTTTAGCTCCCCATGAGATGCGTCACATCATCAGTAAGTTTAATGAAGCTGGCAATGACAAGATCATCCTGTGTGAGCGTGGTTCAAGTTTCGGTTACAACAACTTAGTGGTTGATATGCTTGGCATGGATGAGATGAAACAGACGGGTTATCCAGTGATTTTTGATGCTACTCACGCGCTTCAGCGTCCAGGTGGCCGTGCAGACAGTGCTGGTGGTCGTCGCGCTCAAGCTACCGAACTTGCTCGTAGTGGTATGGCTCTTGGTCTTGCAGGTCTGTTTATCGAGGCGCATCCAGATCCTGACAATGCTAAATGTGATGGCCCTTGTGCGCTGCCACTGAATCAATTAGAGAATTATCTGACACAGATGAAGGCTGTCGATGATTTAGTTAAGTCATTCGATGCGATTGATACCAGCAAATAA
- a CDS encoding DUF819 family protein, which translates to MSSTALVTNDATGLGILAVILGFVFYTSNSQNRFWMKFYTFIPALLMCYFLPSLLNTFNIIDSHTSQLYFVASRYLLPACLVLLILSVDLKAIISLGPKALIMFLTGTVGIVIGGPIALLIVSAMNPEVLGVQGPEAVWRGMTTLAGSWIGGGANQAAMKEIYEAGGDIFSIMVTVDVIVANIWMAVLLFMASKAKQIDAKTGADTTALQALKDKVEKYHAENARIPSLKDLMMIVAIGFGITGLAHVIADFLGPFFELNYPWTRDYSLTSKFFWLIVTVTTIGLAMSFSPVRHLEAAGASKVATAFLYILVATIGLHMDVSKLFDPENLWYFAIGIIWMLVHACLMLIVAKLIKAPLFYMAVGSQANVGGAASAPVVAAAFHPSLAPVGVLLAVLGYAVGTYMAWICGQILQAIAS; encoded by the coding sequence ATGAGCAGTACTGCACTGGTAACTAATGATGCCACAGGCCTAGGCATTTTGGCCGTTATTTTGGGATTTGTATTTTACACAAGCAATAGTCAAAACCGATTTTGGATGAAGTTCTACACCTTTATTCCTGCACTGCTGATGTGCTACTTTTTACCTTCACTACTTAACACCTTCAACATCATCGACAGTCACACATCGCAACTCTATTTCGTCGCTTCGCGTTACCTTTTACCAGCTTGTTTAGTGCTGCTGATTTTAAGCGTTGATCTTAAGGCCATTATCTCCTTAGGCCCTAAAGCGCTTATCATGTTTTTAACGGGAACTGTCGGCATTGTGATTGGTGGCCCTATAGCGTTACTTATCGTTTCTGCGATGAACCCTGAAGTATTGGGTGTTCAAGGACCAGAAGCTGTGTGGCGGGGTATGACTACGTTAGCGGGAAGTTGGATTGGTGGTGGCGCCAATCAAGCTGCTATGAAAGAGATCTATGAGGCGGGTGGTGACATCTTCTCTATCATGGTCACTGTTGATGTAATCGTGGCGAATATCTGGATGGCAGTCTTGCTGTTTATGGCCTCCAAAGCGAAGCAGATTGATGCGAAAACAGGAGCGGATACGACCGCACTGCAAGCATTAAAAGATAAAGTGGAGAAGTATCACGCTGAAAATGCCCGCATTCCGAGTCTTAAAGATTTGATGATGATCGTGGCAATTGGTTTCGGTATCACTGGGCTTGCTCATGTGATTGCCGATTTCTTGGGCCCTTTCTTTGAGTTAAATTATCCTTGGACGCGAGATTACAGTCTGACCTCTAAGTTCTTCTGGTTGATAGTGACGGTGACAACAATTGGTTTAGCCATGTCGTTTAGCCCGGTCCGTCATCTTGAGGCGGCAGGGGCTTCTAAAGTGGCTACGGCATTTCTTTATATTTTAGTGGCAACCATCGGCTTACACATGGATGTCTCTAAACTGTTTGATCCCGAGAACCTTTGGTATTTTGCTATCGGTATTATCTGGATGCTGGTTCACGCGTGTCTGATGTTGATTGTGGCAAAATTGATAAAAGCGCCGCTGTTTTATATGGCGGTGGGTAGTCAGGCTAATGTTGGCGGCGCGGCATCGGCTCCAGTGGTCGCGGCAGCTTTCCACCCTTCATTGGCGCCAGTCGGTGTATTATTGGCGGTATTAGGCTATGCTGTCGGCACTTATATGGCTTGGATATGCGGCCAGATCTTGCAGGCAATAGCGAGCTAA
- a CDS encoding transglutaminase family protein, which translates to MAFEIGAHLNFSKVESANWAWLELAGSVLSHYVVDRHERLAKLLHWFYQDLGFCIREPYFSVEAADLGTCISSRQGNSTTLATVLMLLAKQLDLKLEPLLLPGTTVLSSKIDDVVKYIDPLNGNELTRHQLHVLVRGELGNGVPFKASYLKPVSLKRLVSRMIHELKAGCIVSHKFEPAMECCNLLLQWHPDDLNLNRERAFIAQQLGCISVAAADLKHFVDNSPHDPVIELVKMQLKELREEQEVYH; encoded by the coding sequence ATGGCATTTGAGATCGGCGCACATCTCAACTTTTCTAAAGTTGAGTCTGCTAACTGGGCTTGGCTGGAACTTGCAGGCTCAGTGCTTAGCCATTATGTTGTCGATCGACATGAACGACTTGCCAAATTATTACATTGGTTCTACCAAGATTTAGGCTTTTGTATACGTGAGCCCTATTTCAGTGTTGAAGCGGCAGATCTGGGGACGTGTATTAGTAGTCGTCAGGGAAATAGCACTACGTTAGCGACGGTATTGATGCTGCTTGCCAAACAGTTAGATCTTAAGCTGGAACCTCTTCTTCTGCCGGGCACCACTGTACTTAGTAGTAAAATCGATGATGTGGTTAAATATATCGATCCGTTAAACGGCAATGAGTTAACTCGTCACCAGTTACATGTTTTAGTTCGTGGTGAGTTGGGTAACGGCGTGCCGTTTAAAGCTAGCTATCTTAAGCCTGTCAGTTTGAAGCGCTTGGTGTCGAGAATGATCCATGAGCTTAAAGCGGGTTGTATCGTTTCGCACAAGTTTGAACCTGCCATGGAGTGCTGTAATTTATTGCTACAGTGGCATCCTGATGATCTTAATTTGAATCGTGAGCGTGCTTTTATTGCTCAGCAATTGGGTTGTATCAGTGTCGCCGCGGCTGATCTTAAGCATTTTGTTGATAACAGTCCCCATGATCCTGTTATTGAGTTGGTGAAGATGCAGCTGAAGGAGTTACGAGAAGAGCAAGAGGTATATCATTAG
- a CDS encoding SirB2 family protein gives METLNNLYPVIKHLHLTLVAASVLFFIVRFVLHLRESPVMEKKLVKIAPHVIDTFLILSGLTLCFIINQYPFVDPWLTEKLGAVAAYIVLATIALKANRNKLFKVFAALGAIAWVVYAAKLAVFKQAMLLG, from the coding sequence ATGGAAACTTTGAACAATCTGTATCCGGTGATTAAGCACCTTCATTTGACTCTGGTTGCAGCGAGCGTACTCTTTTTTATCGTACGTTTTGTGCTACACCTTCGTGAATCTCCTGTGATGGAAAAGAAGCTAGTTAAAATAGCTCCCCATGTGATTGATACTTTTTTAATTTTATCCGGCCTTACCTTGTGCTTCATTATCAATCAATATCCATTTGTGGATCCTTGGTTAACAGAAAAACTAGGTGCAGTAGCCGCTTATATTGTATTAGCTACGATAGCTCTAAAGGCTAATCGCAATAAGCTATTTAAAGTTTTTGCAGCCTTAGGTGCTATTGCTTGGGTGGTATACGCCGCTAAGCTAGCCGTGTTTAAACAAGCCATGTTGTTAGGATAA
- the fliB gene encoding flagellin lysine-N-methylase: protein MFNYRLQKQRALRVSELHCIGPDCEDSCCIDWSVHVDKASYHKTMAHPELKSLAEDSMQLINNKDDDLIIIRFNDQGKCPFLQQNKLCKIHVLAGEDALSDTCRSYPRISRVRGADTFESLSLSCPEAARQILFGTDAFIFESHATEKDVFPRSVPEWAVKAYDYSIELLLDEHLNWQHSLFAIGMLVNCADSVSKQQASLGLLDDKFMYLSHIAKNGELQQAFESFPYVPQHQLHTFLSLHTMCCDEHPRRFRPRFGELNDAILAMSDTKGELDMERINSAWNDIAIPALASYEDLFSRYLLYYIYHLQFPLTADKNPLAAFNLLILDCFMLRCYLAVMAAKYNGLSERDIVLCFQVYHVVRLHKPNFIKSARSILQQSSFSGSQAILSLLKSCGR, encoded by the coding sequence GTGTTTAACTATCGGCTGCAAAAGCAGCGTGCTTTACGTGTCAGTGAACTTCACTGCATAGGTCCCGACTGCGAAGATTCCTGTTGTATCGACTGGTCGGTTCATGTCGATAAAGCAAGTTATCACAAAACGATGGCGCATCCGGAGTTGAAGAGTCTAGCTGAAGATTCGATGCAGTTAATTAACAACAAAGATGATGATTTGATCATTATTCGCTTTAATGATCAGGGGAAGTGTCCGTTTCTGCAACAGAACAAGCTTTGTAAGATCCATGTTCTCGCGGGAGAAGATGCCTTGAGTGACACCTGCAGAAGTTACCCCAGGATCTCTAGAGTGAGAGGGGCTGATACATTCGAAAGTCTTTCGTTGTCCTGTCCTGAGGCTGCCAGGCAGATATTGTTTGGTACGGATGCTTTTATCTTTGAGAGTCATGCGACCGAAAAGGATGTTTTTCCTAGATCCGTGCCGGAGTGGGCTGTCAAGGCCTATGACTATAGTATCGAGTTGTTGCTCGATGAACATTTAAACTGGCAACATAGCTTGTTTGCCATAGGTATGTTGGTCAATTGCGCCGATAGTGTATCTAAGCAGCAAGCTTCGCTAGGTTTGTTGGATGATAAGTTCATGTATTTATCACATATAGCAAAAAATGGGGAACTCCAACAGGCTTTTGAATCATTCCCCTATGTGCCACAACATCAACTGCATACCTTTCTTTCGCTTCATACTATGTGTTGTGACGAACACCCGAGACGTTTTCGTCCCAGATTTGGTGAGTTAAATGATGCCATTTTAGCCATGTCAGATACAAAGGGTGAGCTGGATATGGAACGTATAAATAGTGCCTGGAATGATATTGCCATTCCGGCATTGGCATCCTATGAGGATCTGTTTAGCCGTTATCTACTCTACTATATTTATCATCTGCAATTTCCGCTGACAGCAGATAAAAACCCATTGGCTGCGTTCAACTTACTGATACTCGACTGTTTTATGTTACGTTGTTATCTCGCCGTTATGGCTGCAAAGTACAATGGCTTAAGTGAACGTGATATCGTCTTGTGTTTTCAGGTTTACCACGTAGTGAGACTACATAAACCCAATTTTATAAAGTCAGCTAGAAGCATTCTGCAACAATCCTCCTTCTCTGGCTCACAAGCGATACTCAGTTTGCTGAAAAGCTGTGGTCGTTAG
- a CDS encoding CPBP family intramembrane glutamic endopeptidase produces the protein MLAILIVSALIIPIIYYGNELPTISLAGFIGPISTLECLVTIIVLAFTAAITEDVIFRGFVLTRLKRIIPNLWFILPIIAISFVFIHGEFRSLGLTLNYVVFSLIFGTCFILNKFKRLEFLILIHFLINASLVLFPEFFIKHYK, from the coding sequence ATGTTAGCTATATTAATAGTTTCAGCACTTATTATTCCAATAATATATTATGGAAACGAGCTTCCAACAATATCCCTAGCAGGATTTATTGGCCCAATTAGCACATTAGAGTGTTTAGTTACTATTATTGTTCTAGCATTTACAGCTGCTATTACAGAAGATGTGATATTTAGAGGGTTTGTATTAACACGACTAAAACGAATAATACCAAACCTTTGGTTTATACTACCAATAATTGCGATTTCATTTGTATTTATTCATGGGGAATTTAGAAGTTTAGGGCTAACTTTAAATTATGTGGTTTTTAGCCTGATTTTTGGGACTTGTTTTATTCTAAATAAATTCAAACGTTTAGAATTTCTAATTCTGATACATTTTTTAATAAATGCAAGTTTGGTTTTGTTCCCTGAGTTCTTCATTAAACACTACAAATAA
- the prmC gene encoding peptide chain release factor N(5)-glutamine methyltransferase, which produces MYQTLSEALVWASPQLLDVSDTPKLDAEVMLLHIIHKQRGYLYTWPDERLTSDQIAEYTQMVARRVIGTPIAHIVGEREFWSLPFLVNPTTLIPRPDTEILVETALNLPLAETAKVLDLGTGTGVIALSLAYEKPQWQITAVDKIIEAVALAKANRVNLKLPQVEIVQSDWFDSICCYDFNLIVSNPPYIDEMDNHLEEGDVRFEPHSALTASEHGFGDLYHIAESARDYLAPGGYLLLEHGFEQAIQLRDKMIELGYENVATVRDFGSNDRCTLGRWPR; this is translated from the coding sequence TTGTACCAGACATTATCCGAGGCCCTAGTATGGGCCTCACCTCAGTTGCTCGATGTTTCTGATACACCTAAGCTTGATGCCGAGGTGATGTTATTACACATCATACATAAACAACGGGGTTACCTTTATACTTGGCCCGATGAGCGTCTAACATCGGATCAGATCGCTGAATACACTCAGATGGTTGCCAGACGTGTTATCGGTACGCCGATAGCCCACATTGTTGGCGAACGTGAGTTTTGGTCACTGCCTTTTTTGGTGAACCCAACCACCTTGATCCCTCGACCTGATACTGAAATATTAGTAGAAACGGCGCTTAACCTTCCCTTAGCTGAAACAGCCAAAGTGCTGGATTTAGGCACTGGAACAGGAGTCATCGCTCTTTCTCTGGCCTATGAGAAGCCTCAATGGCAGATCACCGCCGTAGATAAGATCATCGAAGCGGTGGCATTGGCAAAAGCTAACCGAGTAAACCTGAAGTTGCCTCAGGTCGAGATTGTCCAAAGTGATTGGTTCGATTCAATTTGTTGCTATGATTTTAATCTGATTGTCTCTAATCCTCCTTATATCGATGAGATGGATAACCATCTTGAAGAGGGCGATGTTCGGTTTGAACCTCATAGTGCATTAACGGCATCTGAGCACGGCTTTGGGGATCTGTATCATATTGCCGAAAGTGCTCGAGATTATCTGGCACCCGGAGGATATCTACTGTTGGAGCATGGTTTTGAGCAAGCGATCCAGCTTAGAGATAAGATGATTGAACTTGGCTATGAAAATGTCGCCACGGTACGGGACTTTGGTAGCAATGACCGTTGTACGTTGGGGCGTTGGCCAAGGTAA